Genomic DNA from Marnyiella aurantia:
TCCGGGAAAAAATATCAATATGCAACAGTGACCGTTATGATATGTGGTCATTCCTGATCCTTGATGATGTAACCGGCTTCATGGCAGTGATTTGCTATTCTTATGATTTATTAGTAATGTCTCTTAGTCAAGATTCAACTTAATAATATACATGCTTAAATCACTTGAATCAATCGCAATCGGTATCTCACTAAATTTCCATCCTTTGAACGGTGCTTCAATGCGTGCAGGTACTTTATGTTTGTCGAGTAACAGAGAACCGGAAGGATTTAATGAGTCGTACATTACCAAATATTTCTCTCCTTTCCTTAGATCAGAATGAGTTATTCGATTGAAAACAATACCCTCTACCTCATAACTAAAATCAGTTCCAAACCCATTATTGTTTCTGTGATGCCAATCGCTTGTCATAGTACCAACTGTATATTTGCAATGAGTTAAGGTTGACCGAACCTCCATTGTGCCAAGTAGGTAGGTTACTGCAAACGCCATAATAATTACTATAAGGCAACCCATCAAGAAAAGTTTTGAGGAAATTTTTCCCATAGATTATTTTAATTGTGTATTTAAATTGGCATCGATTACATTGCCATAAAAAGATCCAATTACGTTCACGCTGCGCAATCTCCTGACTCTGAGCCGTTCCTGCACTGCGTTAAATTACACCCACACTTCTATCCAATCCTTCGTCATCATTTTTTTCGCCTAAAATAAGATTGTAAAACGGTGCTTTTATGAATCGTGTACTTTCCTGATATCGTAATCGGTTTTCATTGCTTTGATCAAAGGTAATAATTATGAAATATGAAGAAGAAGAACTTTGCTTAAAGCCAGGAGACTTTGAGCAGCCAGAACCTACGCAGCCGGAATAGAAAATGTACTTGATGACAGTTATAACTCCTTCAAAAGAGGATTTTGTAACGGAACCAAAGAAAGGTGGTTACGCAGCGGCTGTATTGACAAAGAAATACTTATAAACACACCCCATAGATTTCAGCAAAAATCATAAATTAGCCAGCCCTAGCTCCTGCCTTTATTCACAAAAAGGCTTGATGACGGAATTCCTGAATAATTTATGCAACTCAACAACCTCCTCTATAAAATAAGCCACTGGGAAAGCTGGGACTGGCGTATAAAATACATCCCTATCGTGCCCGTATGGGCCTGGAACTGCCTGCGGGCCGGGTCGTTCTGGTTCTTCACACCTTCCAATCCTAAACTCGCTTTCGGCGGATTTGAAGGGGTGACCAAGATGTCCATTTATGACCACCTCCCACCCGGGTCTTATCCCAAGACCCGACTTGTAGGAGCCGGACAGGCTTTCGCCAGTGTAGAGCGGCTGGTGGCAGAGTGTTACACCTACCCTTTTGTTGTGAAACCCAATGTCGGGCGTATGGGATTTATGTTCCGCATTATCCGGAGGCCGGAAGACCTTCAGGCCTATCATGAACTGATGCCTTTTGACTATATCATTCAGGACCTGATTGAATTCCCCCTGGAAGTAAGTGTTTTCTATTACCGTTTGCCGGAAGAAAAAAAAGGCACCATAACCGGCTTTATCCGCAAGGAATTCCTGGAGATAACCGGCGACGGTCACTCCACCGTGGACGAACTTATGGCAGCCAGTCCGCGCGTATGTTTCCGTCTGGACGAGATGCGTGCCAAGCATGCCGATAAGCTGGATATGGTGTTGCAGAAAGGCGAGACCTTTTGCCTGAGCTATGCACTGAACCTAAGCCGCGGGTGCTCGCTGATCAGTCTTGAAAATGAGAAAGATGAGCGCCTGCTTAATGTGTTTGATGAACTAAGTTCCTATTCGGACACCTTGTATTACGGCCGTTATGATATTAAATGTGCTTCCATTGAAGATCTGAAATCCGGAAAGAACTTTTCCATCATTGAGTATAACGGTTGTGGTGCCGAACCTCACCACGTTTATGGCAACGGCAACACTTTTGCCCAGGCGTGCCTGATCCTGGCGCGGCACTGGAACATCCTGTACCGTGTGGCGCGCAGCAATTACCGCCGTGGTGCCAAATACGACGGCTTTAAAGAAGGCTGGAACACCATGACCGGTTGCCGCCGGCATTTCGCCCGACTCCGCCGGCTGGACAGCCACTTCCCGGATTCGTAACAGGCCTGAAATGCGTTAACTGTAAAGTGGACTCTTCAGGAAAAAGTTAACCTTTGCATGAACGGCTGATCACTTTGCCGCCAACCCGGTTTCGGGCACCCGGTTTGGATTTTGTATCTTCGTTCCGGAAAAGATGCATAACCGCACCGTGCAAACCGTCTTCAGTATGAAAACAGAAACCTGGAGGCCGCCCAGTAACCGGGTTACCGGGCACAGCATCAGCTTATGACGGATACAAGAAACCACAGACCGCTAATTCATTATTCACTGATTGCGGCTACCTTGATCATACAGGTGGTCATTGCTGTATTCATATATAACGAATACTTCAACCAGAAAAAACTGGAGAGCATTGAAGGTCAGTTGCGCGACAGCCGGATGCTTGAAAGAGTGGCCGGACAGGCACGTGCCGACCTGCTCGAGGCGCAGGATAATCTGCGGAAGTACAGCGACAGTCAGGATAACAGAGACCTGGATACCTATTTTGCATCCCTGCGCAAACTAAGCCGGAATCTTGACAGCATCGCCGCATCAGGGCAACTTAAACCTGAGTTTACCGCACTTATTCAGGCCAGAAAAAAGCAGCTGGACACCCTACCCGACCTGGACGAGGTGATACAGTCCGTTTATGCCGAATCCCGGAAACCCCGCACAGAGCGGAAACCACTGATACTGAAGGATTTTGAGATAGAACCACCCAAAACCAATTATGACCTTAAAATTGAAACGCATGCAGACACTGTTGCCAAAAAACCTCTGCTTTCACGCCTCAAGGACGCAATAAACAACGAATCCGAAGTGCAGCGTGAGGTGGTTGTAGTTACCACAAAACTCAGCGATTCCATAAACACCGGCAAGATCAAGAACGAACTGGACAGTGTGGTACAGAATGTACAGGAGCATTACCGCAGGGAAATGCGGGCTTATGAAGCCGGCCTGGAAAGCACTATGAAGCAGAATGATAATCTCTACCGTACCTATGACCAGTTGATGTGGATAAGCAACAACTGGATGGAGGTCTATACTTTTGCGGTTGGAGACCTGAGCAGGACCTTGCAGGACCAGTTTGACGAGCAGCATTCTGAAAACCGCAAGGTGCGCAAATACCTGCTCATAGGCCTTATGCTGCTTATGTTCCTGGTGCTTACACTCATCATCTATTTTACCCGCCAGGCCTATCTATATCAGCGTGAACTTAAGCTTGCAAATGAGGAAATCAAGAGTAACCTGAAGTTCAAGAACCGCATCCTGGGAATGCTGAGTCATGAGTTAAGAGCTCCGCTTAAGATCATTAATCTCTTCATAGACCGCATCAGCAGGAAGAATAATGACGAAAGTATTGAAGAGTACCTGCAGTCCATGAAATACACTAACAGCTCGCTGCTCATCCAGGCAGGACAAATCCTGGAATACGCTAAAAATCAGCAGCGCGGCCAGGAAATCAATAAAGTGCACTTCAACCTGTACAGTGAAACAGAACGTATACTTAAAGCATTCCGCCCCTATATTGAATCCCGGAACAACATCTTTGAAGTAAACAATGAAATACCGGAAGGTACCGAAGTTCAGTCGGACAATATCCTTATTTATCAGTTGTTTGTAAACATCCTCGGCAATGCGAACAAATTTACGGAGAACGGTAAAATCTCAGTGAAAGTCTGGCTTGCGGAAGCGCCGGACAGTAAGGTCCGGCTGCACGTAACTGTAGCCGATACCGGAGCCGGCATCTCCAAAAGTGATTTAAAACGTATATTTGAACCCTATTATCAGGGACGTAATTTCAAAGGCGTGGAGAATATCGGGGCTGGCCTGGGTCTGAACCTGTGCCGTGAGTCAGTAGAACTTTTGGGAGGAAGCATCAGTGCTGAAAGTTCTCCCGGAATAGGCACTACCATCCACTTTTATGTAAACCTGGACAAACCCAATACATGACAGCAAGAAGGGCAGTTTTTCTATTAGGCGATGACCATCAGATCGTAAGGCAGGGATTGGCATTCATAATCAGCGACCTGTTTCCCGATTCAGAAATCAGGCATGCCTCTACACTTGAACAGGTTCTTGAAATTGCCTCTGAAAATCCTGTGGATGCTGCCATCCTCGACGCCCAGTTCCCCGACGGCAATTCATTGACCATCATAAAGGAATTCCGCAAACTGCAGCCTGATGCGCGGATACTTATTTTTACAAGCTCAGCGGAGGAGCATCATTCCCTGAAATTTCTTCGTGAAGGAGCCAATGGTTTTTTAAGTAAGCTCTCTGAGGAACCCGAGATTGCCACAGCACTTCAGGAACTGATGAACAGAGGCAGTTATCTTTCGCCGCTTACTCAGCAGCTGCTTGCACAGGCCGCTCTTGATCCTGTGAGTCCCGATCCTTTGTCACAACTTACAGGCCGCGAACTCGAAGTAGCCGATTTGCTGGCAGAAGGCCTGGGAAACCTTGAAATTGCGAACAAAATGGAACTGCGTCAGAATACGGTGAGTACCTTCAAGAAAAGGATCTTCAGGAAACTTGATGTAGACAATCTTGTTGATTTCTTAGAGCTCATGCGCATCCACAGAGATCTGCCGCGTAGATAAAAATCTACATCAGCACCGAAAAACATCGGTATCCCTCATACCGTAAAAACAACGCAGGTCCCCTTTCTTTGTATCCAATCTACAGGATATACTAAAGAAAAGGGAAATATGAAAAATACAGTCCTACAAAATAAAACCATCCCGCCGTTCAGGCGGATACGCTTTATAGCGCGGATACGGTCATTAAAGAAAAAAGAATTCGGCGTACTTATAGGAGCGCAAATCTTGATGTTCAGCGCTATTTATGCCGTAAACAATTTCCATCCTTACTTTGAAGAACTGCATTTCCAGCGTATGGAAACACTGCCGGGCCGACTGCTGGTCTATTTCCTGCTGGGGGCACTGGTCTTCCAGGTATGCTTCCTGCTTTTTGTCGCCTTTTTATTTGTGCGCTATCGCCCGGTTACCGGAGTGGCCGACGATGACCTGCCCACGTGCACAGTAATCGTACCCGCGTACAATGAAGGAAGCCTTGTGTACGATACACTTAAAAGTATTGCAGCAAGTGATTTTCCGATGGATAAGATGCAGGTAATCGCTATTGACGATGGCAGTACAGACGATACCTGGTCATGGATTGAACGTGCAAGAAACGATATTGGCCACAGCATCACCATCTGGAAGCAACCGGAAAACAAAGGAAAGAGACATGCTCTTTACCACGGCTTCAAAACGGGTAATGGCGAGGTGTTCGTAACCATTGATTCAGATTCCGTGGTAAAGCCGGATACACTTAGAAATCTCGTAAGTCCCTTTGCCGTAAATGACAACTGTGGCGCCGTAGCCGGAAACGTAAAAGTTTTGAACCGTAACCAGGGCATGATCCCACGGATGCTGAATGTAAGTTTCGTTTTCAGTTTTGAGTTCATGCGTGCCGCGGAAAGTTCGCTAGGATTTGTGCTCTGTACACCGGGAGCACTTTCGGCCTACCGACGGGACTCAGTTAATAACTGTCTGGAAGAATGGATGAACCAGAAATTCATGGGTAACTATGCTACCATCGGTGAGGACAGAGCCATGACCAACCTCATCCTGGAACAGGGGCGTGATGTGCAGTTCCAGAGAAATGCGGCAGTCCTCACAAATACACCTGTAGGCTTTAAGACGCTGCACAAGATGTTTACCCGCTGGGGCCGCAGCAATGTAAGGGAAACACTTCGGATGAACCGGTTTATGTTTACGCGCTTCCGCGAGAATAACCGGGCCGGAGCCAGATTTATATTCCTGCACCAATGGATGAAACTTATCCTGGCTTATCCGCTGATGATTCTGATGCTGTATTTCCTTCTTACGCATCCCCTGCTCTATCTAAGTTCTGCACTCACCGGCACCTTTATATTTTCCAGTATACAGATGCTGTTCTTCAGCCGTAAATACCCTGTAGGTGATGCCTTATGGGCTTATCCTTACAGTGTATTCTATCTCTTCGGTCTTTTCTGGATTTTCCCGTTTGCCATTGCCACAGTGAAAAACGGAGGCTGGCTGACGAGATAATACGGCGCAGTTTCATTTTACAATAAATTCCTCCTTCAGTTTGCCAAAGTGAAGGAGGAATTCTATTTTTATGCAGATTAAACATATCACTATCTTATGAAGCCACTCACCACTGCCGCCGATGAAATCTACCGGAAAGTAAGCCATCCCGCCACCAAACTTGGCGACCTCAGGAAAATAGCCAAAGAATTGAAAACCAACCATGCCCTGGCAATGGAACTGTGGTCTACCGCGGAACTTTATCCACGGCTTTTAGCTATTCTGATTATGGATAAGAAAGAACTCACTGAAACAGTGGTCCAACAACTTATTCATGATATGGACAGCCACACCGGCGAAGACCATACCCAACTCGCCGACTGGCTGATGGCTAACCAGCTTACAAAAGATAAAAAAGGGCTGGCAATGCTCAGTTCCTGGGAAAATCATCCTTCTGCCCTTCACCGCAGGCTTTTCTGGTATCATCAGGGAAGACTGAGATGGGTTGGCCAGCAGCCTCCAGAAAACACAGTGGAACTTTTGGCTGCAATTGATTCACGTATGGCTGCCGAAGAACCGGAAGTGCAGTGGTCCATGAACTTTACCGCGGGTTGGATTGGTATCTTCGACGAAACACAGCGAAATAAATGTATTGAGATTGGTGAAAGAATCGGTCTTTATAAGGATATGCCTGTTGCCCGAAACTGCGCACCGGATTATCTGCCGGCCTTCATTGAATCAGAGCTGGCAAAGCGAAGCGGAAAAAAATGACCAACATTTTTGCGGTAATTGTTTTATATTAGTTTCTTTTAGATATAACGTAAAGTTTGTTTACTTTTCCTTAATAATTAATTCTGATGAAAAAAACTGTATTCTCCCTGCTTTGCATCCTTTTCGCAATATCCTGCAATGCACAGAGCCACCGCTTTCTCTACGAGTACACATTTAAGATGGACTCACTGGACCGCAGTAAATCTGAAAAAGAACTAATGGTTCTGGACATTGGTAA
This window encodes:
- a CDS encoding ATP-binding protein — encoded protein: MTDTRNHRPLIHYSLIAATLIIQVVIAVFIYNEYFNQKKLESIEGQLRDSRMLERVAGQARADLLEAQDNLRKYSDSQDNRDLDTYFASLRKLSRNLDSIAASGQLKPEFTALIQARKKQLDTLPDLDEVIQSVYAESRKPRTERKPLILKDFEIEPPKTNYDLKIETHADTVAKKPLLSRLKDAINNESEVQREVVVVTTKLSDSINTGKIKNELDSVVQNVQEHYRREMRAYEAGLESTMKQNDNLYRTYDQLMWISNNWMEVYTFAVGDLSRTLQDQFDEQHSENRKVRKYLLIGLMLLMFLVLTLIIYFTRQAYLYQRELKLANEEIKSNLKFKNRILGMLSHELRAPLKIINLFIDRISRKNNDESIEEYLQSMKYTNSSLLIQAGQILEYAKNQQRGQEINKVHFNLYSETERILKAFRPYIESRNNIFEVNNEIPEGTEVQSDNILIYQLFVNILGNANKFTENGKISVKVWLAEAPDSKVRLHVTVADTGAGISKSDLKRIFEPYYQGRNFKGVENIGAGLGLNLCRESVELLGGSISAESSPGIGTTIHFYVNLDKPNT
- a CDS encoding response regulator translates to MTARRAVFLLGDDHQIVRQGLAFIISDLFPDSEIRHASTLEQVLEIASENPVDAAILDAQFPDGNSLTIIKEFRKLQPDARILIFTSSAEEHHSLKFLREGANGFLSKLSEEPEIATALQELMNRGSYLSPLTQQLLAQAALDPVSPDPLSQLTGRELEVADLLAEGLGNLEIANKMELRQNTVSTFKKRIFRKLDVDNLVDFLELMRIHRDLPRR
- a CDS encoding glycosyltransferase is translated as MKNTVLQNKTIPPFRRIRFIARIRSLKKKEFGVLIGAQILMFSAIYAVNNFHPYFEELHFQRMETLPGRLLVYFLLGALVFQVCFLLFVAFLFVRYRPVTGVADDDLPTCTVIVPAYNEGSLVYDTLKSIAASDFPMDKMQVIAIDDGSTDDTWSWIERARNDIGHSITIWKQPENKGKRHALYHGFKTGNGEVFVTIDSDSVVKPDTLRNLVSPFAVNDNCGAVAGNVKVLNRNQGMIPRMLNVSFVFSFEFMRAAESSLGFVLCTPGALSAYRRDSVNNCLEEWMNQKFMGNYATIGEDRAMTNLILEQGRDVQFQRNAAVLTNTPVGFKTLHKMFTRWGRSNVRETLRMNRFMFTRFRENNRAGARFIFLHQWMKLILAYPLMILMLYFLLTHPLLYLSSALTGTFIFSSIQMLFFSRKYPVGDALWAYPYSVFYLFGLFWIFPFAIATVKNGGWLTR
- a CDS encoding DNA alkylation repair protein, giving the protein MKPLTTAADEIYRKVSHPATKLGDLRKIAKELKTNHALAMELWSTAELYPRLLAILIMDKKELTETVVQQLIHDMDSHTGEDHTQLADWLMANQLTKDKKGLAMLSSWENHPSALHRRLFWYHQGRLRWVGQQPPENTVELLAAIDSRMAAEEPEVQWSMNFTAGWIGIFDETQRNKCIEIGERIGLYKDMPVARNCAPDYLPAFIESELAKRSGKK